The Vigna angularis cultivar LongXiaoDou No.4 chromosome 6, ASM1680809v1, whole genome shotgun sequence genome contains the following window.
gtTTGGCTTTCTTGTTATAATCGAGGTATCCTCGAGAGCTACGACTAATACTTAAGATttggaaaattataaaaataaataaatgaaaaagttgaTCATAAACACGTGGAAAAGAGGTTAACTTAAttgttaacaaataaaaaattgaacttaagTTTGTAAATATTAGCCAAAGAAAAAACACATGtcctaatatttttattagtacactattttattttattaattaaatattaactcttgaaataatttttattatttcacatATCaacatgaatataaattttacatttaatatatattttagttcatgtttatttatttttatgttttttttaaaatttgagatattatttaaatgatttaaatttaagattaaaaatttgaattttcataATAAGTGATATAACATATTGTGAGACCCTTAAAAATTAGCATAAATTAATTCTGACATCCTCACCATTAATGCACGCTACATCACTTCTCAAGCCATTAAAACCCACTCCCAACTCTGATTTTCACCTCTCTACTGTGCGCAGAAAGCTGGGCCAAAATCATTTCTCTGGaaacattaaaaacgcaccaatcTTTGCATGCAAGCACGCCACGTGTTGCGGAAGAAGTTTCCAAATCAGAGTTTGGGTGCAGGTGTCGGCTTGAGACACGTTCATTCAAACGAACGCGAGTttgacaaaaccagatttttcagaaaactctctcacctgcaccattcatcttcttcctcacgaaagCTCAccccttcatcttctccaacttctctctaaaaccagtaaacttctctctactgtaacctctcattttcttctccaaatcccatttcagaaccATATGAACGTTTCCAGAGACGCAGACGTtagtttggaccgaacagaatttgatTCTAAGCTGGTAAGTTCCTTCCTCTAGTAGTTCGTTCATTAGGGTTTCATTCTAAACCATGTCTTCAGTTCATGCATGGACTGTTTCTGAGCAATctctgattttggtgtttagATAAAGGGTTAGATTTAGTAGAAGGAACTTAAGTGGCTGTTGCGTATAGAAGAGCTGTAGTTGAACGTGTGGAAGTTATATTTTAgggcgtacactgctatccaggtaagggaagcttatatgtttaatttatacttgcatgTTGTGTAATCTGGATTGCATGTATTAAAAGCATGATGTTGCAGCTGTATGGATGACCACTGTTATGGAATATGATTTCTAATTTTGATTTATCTGTCATGAACGAGCACTGCTTGtatgtattatatatgttgTGGTGGTTTGAAATGTATGTTGATTTGATTATGTATGAACGGAGTATGGTTATTGTATAGTTGGAATGATTAAAATGTTGAGATctgtatgatgatgatgtttaaggtgaattaaatctggaatgaaagttataaagtttataaatttgaaatctggaaaattctgCTAAGGTTGAGAAATCTGAAATTTAAAACACTTCCCTGTGATAAAAGACgctcgtcatcgtacggtcttataccgttcggttttcctggaaaataacttagaatggaattctttcatttggaaagaactctgctcgagaacgagcgtccccatttgagtgtttgagcgttcggttcagctcactgtatataaatatttgaaactttataaatacgtaaagttcggccttatgtcgagcgttcgtctttgatagcgttcggccttatgtcgagcgttcgtctttgatagcgttcggccttatgtcgagcgttcgtctttgatagcgttcggccttatgtcgagcgttcgtctttgatagcgttcggccttatgtcgagcgttcgtctttgatagcgttcggccttatgtcgagcgttcgtctctgatagcgttcggccttatgtcgagcgttcgtctttgatagcgttcggccttaggTCGAACGTTCGTCTTAAACGGCGCACGGTAttctaccaagcgttcgtccgaaatagcgctcggtcttataacGAGCGTCCATTTTAAATCGCGCAAGGTTTCAtatcaagcgctcgtactaattgaataattatttgataaaatagcGTTCATTCTAAAGTATTAGACATTCATTCTCCGTACGTCCGTTAAATCTCTGGCCTTAGTTTTCATTATGCAACCATCTTCAATTATGATTCTAAGTATTCTTGACACTCCATTGTGTATTAAATCTGGTTCATGTTTTTATCACAAATATTTTCTAAGTACCAGTACACTTCAAGttgagtcagttcatctaactgGCCAAATAGAAAATTACGTTTGTTGTATATGTCCCTTAGTATCCAGTAACTttatttggacgttcgtcctacttCTTCAATGGATTGAGCGTTCGTCATTTTTGACTCCTGAACCTAATGATGtaaaagatgatggaatatgataaatttgtaagaggcggctgcagcggaatggttagcgtggaataacaaaccaagagggtttttaattcaaacttgtgccttttaatttctactcagttaaacttacttagcaattaatattgacaaacaaagagagtaaggttgagagaaatttgcacagatgattttatcctggttcagatcttaccaatcctacgtccagtcgcttatctcaaaacaagataaacagtttcactaacacaaaacaattacaaactacaatcacaaagatacaatttgtaaaagtttagaaaacacctctcttgatgccacaagagatgagacaacacctcctttgaatcttcacaaaggatgaacacctcctccgaatacttcacgaaggatgaacacctcctccgaatacttcacgaaggatgattctcttccgaacacctccttagacacaccaaggatgaaccggctatttcctctgtcaccgtagcagcacttcaccagctccacagacaagagtttcacaagccgaacaagaacacacaagtctcaagaatttctgagtattttgagcacaagggaagagtttctgtgtctctggatCTTTGGAtgtcttgagaggaaatgagagtctatttatagactcatccaaaggctcttccattcttcgaaaatgagccatctgactgttttaatcgattaaaccaagtattaatcgattaaactgagtacaacggctagtttttcaaatctgaaaccccaacggactattttaatcgattaatttcaggattaatcgattatgtaatcgattaaaacaagctttaatcgattattacagtgtAACGGCTATTTTTCAactctgaaacccccaacggactgttttaatcgattaatctcaggattaatcgattaatccagagGCAATTTGGTTTTTCAGGTTGCTACAAtgttttgctacagtaatttgCTACAGTATTTGCTACAGTATTGTGCTACAgtattttgctacagtaattttacaaaacactttctttttctaatctaagtcctatacatatttctaagagtattacaaaagctttccatatcaatacaagtcttcataacatcttgattcttgattggtcttgacttgatttggacatcatcaaaacttcatcttcatcattttgctaacaaaattaaagtgtgaacactatgagaactgaatttatgatattggattttggacgagcgttccaaggaggaacgtctcagatgtgttaaatattgaatttggtaaagtatgaacatGGATAAGTTAAGCCTCgcggtccatcctgatattccgtgatactcctcttcaagtagaagggggtagtcatgtgtgggaatggcaggaggccctagtcctattgagtactttggacagatagggttaacctcgagtggcagctgtgaGATTAGATCAGTTAccacaccactcgggtgcaaggacgcttgtaactacatggttcatacagtccggacggtctgtcttatatacgtatttctatgattattatttgataagttATATGTTGTATGTGTAAATCGAAATGTAAATGTATGtgttaattgtataaattaaatattataagcttacccttgcatttccattgtgttgtcccctgtccatgtacgttcgtcttgtcttgcaatgatcatccgtgtggatgtgagcagatggtggtgcatctcttgaagaaatgctggaagaagaaaatttggaagatgcaaatCTGGTGGAAGTGGAAGTAAAGGCCGAACTAGTATAGCGCTCGTTAGATTAGTATTGTAAATGATAGCGTAGTTTGAACGTTCGACTAAATGTTTTGTAAAGTCGTTCGTCCTATGTATCTCTGTTTCTGTTTGATCGTACGCTATTTTTGTATTCAAGCTGTTCGGTTTTTGAACTCTGCTTTATTAATGTAAAGACTGTTTACtgtttactgttaattgtaattaattctcaattatggtaattactatattttgggatgttacattagtggtatcagggcagttttgttctcttaaggacATTGTagggttatgagtgcactgtgtttttgctgtgtgcttattgtatgtttaatgagttattattatttaactctTGGACATAATTAACGATCGTTTTCTCTGTGTCCAGAGAACAAATGGCACCTAGGCTACCTCCTCCACCACAACCTAACGAGTCTGATGCGTCCAACAAtgctaggttgttggagacggTGATAGACCGCTTGCAGCAACAGAACACCACGCTGATGGAACAAAATGCCACCCTGATGCAACAAAATCAGAGTGCCATGCAGAGTTTGGAAGCTTCTCGTGTCAACGCTGAAACCACACAAAGACAACTGATGGAGATCCTTGCTGCCACTAGAGGTACGCCTTGAGCTTCTTCTTCAAACGCCACCCAATCTGCTGCCCAACCAAATTCtgagtggagtttggagagtttcCTTCAGCATCACCCTGCTAAATTCAGTGGGAAGTGTCTCCCGGACGAAGCTGACCAGTGGCTGAGGGACATGGAACGAATTTTCAACGCCAAGAGATGTCCGGATGAGAACCGCTTGGCGTATTCAGAGTACTTGCTAACTGATGAAGCgagccactggtgggcgagcgCGAGAGCCATTCTAACGGACGCTCAACAACCAATCAATTGGGAAGTGTTCAGAAACAAATTTTATGAGGAATACTTCCCTGACAGCGTTTGTTTTGCCAAGGAGGTAGAGTTTTTGCAACTCGTTCAAGGTGGTATGTCTGTTTCAGAGTACACCAACAAGTTTAAACACCTTGTCAGATTCAATACAATGGCCACTAGTGAGGAGTGGCAGTGCAGGAAATTCGAGAACGGTTTGCGCGGTGATCTGAAGGTTGTGATTTCCAGCTTGTGTATCCGAACGTTCCCTGCTATGGTTGAAAGAGCTAAGGTGTTAGAGAAGAACTTGGCAGAGGCGGAAAGGCACAAGAAACAGCAAACAGTAAGGGGGCCGATCGTCTCAAGGGGAAATGTGAATCAGAGAGGCTCCccttacgctcgtccaacaACCAACACGAGTGGATCTCAAGCTTTGGTTCCTGCCGGACAGTCTGGGCAGCAAAGTAACGTTATATGTTACCAGTGTGGAGGACCCCATTATCGTTCGTCATGCCCTCAACTAGTGGGAGGAAAATATTGCACTCAATGTAGAAGAAATGGACATCTGGAGAACGAGTGCAACATGGGCGGACGCGCTGTGATGAGACCGCCGAACGCTGGAAGGAACCAGCAAGGTAGAGGTGGTCGAGCTCAAGCTGTTGGGCGTGTATATGCAATTACTGGGGCGGAAGCAGCGAGTTCAGGTACACTTATCACCAGCACGTGCTTGTTATATGGAATGCAATGTTGTGTattgtttgattcgggggcaacacactccttcatatcgaaggcgtgcgttgataAGTTGGGGATAGTTGAGAGCGAGATGCATTTTGATTTGGTGGTGTCAACACCAGCTGCGGGTGAAGTTAGGACGTCTACCATGTGTgttagatgtcctattgaggtaGAAGGACGTAGGTACAAGGTGAATCTCATCTGTTTGCCTCTCAAAGACTTAGAAGTAattctgggaatggattggctaaATACCAATCGCGTTCTCATAGATTGTGGAGCTAAGAGGTTAATTTttcctgaagaagatgaagaggagtTGGGTGTGACGCTCGGTAAATTGAAAGAAGACATTATGGAGGGCGCGACTTGTTTCTTGATCATGACGCATGAAGACAGAGAGAGTGCGGATGAgaattttgagcgttcgtccaataagTGCACTGAAGGACGAATGGTTGTGGACGAATTCCAGGATGTCTTTCCAGAAGAGATCCCTGGACTACCTCCTGTGCGTGAGGTTGAATTCACCATTGATTTGGTGACCACGGCAGCCCCTATATCTGTTCAACCATACCGTATGGCGCCTGCAGAGTTGGTTGAACtcaagaagcagattgaagaacTTATGGATAAACAATTCATCAGACCGAGTGTATCACCCTGGGGAGCGCCTGTgctcttagtgaagaagaaggatggcagctctcggttatgtatagactacaggcaattgaacaagctgaccatcaagaacaaagacccgttgccaaggattgatGACTTGTTGGATCAACTGCATGGGGCAACGGTGTTCTCTAAGATTGATTTGCGTTCGGGATATCACCAAATCAGGGTGAAGGAGGACGACATCCAGAAGACTGCTTTCAGGTCGCGttatggacactacgagtatgtagtgatgccatttggAGTAACGAACACTCCTGCAGTgttcatggattatatgaacCGCATCTTCTGGCCATACCTGGACAAGTTTGTGGTCGTTTttatagatgatattctcatctactctAAGACGCAAGCTGAACatgaagaacacttgagggCAGTGCTGAGCGTGTTGAGGGAAAAGGAGTTGTATGCCAAACTGTCcaagtgtgaattctggatgaaggaggtGCAATTTCTGGGCCATATTGTGTCCGTTGGAGGGATCTCGGTAGATCCAGCAAAGGTACGTGCGGTTATGGAATGGGAACGTCCGCGTTCGGTCACGGAGGTGAGAAGCTTCGTTGGTcttgcgggctactataggcgtttCATTGAAGGgttttctaagatagtagcaccaCTGACTCAGCTCACCAGGAAAGATCAACCGTTCGCGTGGACTGACTTGTGTGAGGAACGTTTCCAGGAGCTGAAAGTCAAactgacgagcgctccagtttTAATCATTCCAGACACGTCCAAGCCCTTTGAAGTGTACTGCGACGCGTCTCATCAAGGGTTGGGCTGTGTGCTCATGCAAGAGAGATGAGCGGTAGCGTACGCGTCTCGTCAATTGAAGATTCATGAACGCAATtatccaacgcacgacctggaattggcagcggtcgtttttgcactgaagatttggaggcattatcTATACGGATCAAcattccaagtcttcagtgatcacaagagcctcaagtatctatttgatcaaaaggagctgaacatgaggcagaggcgTTGGTTGGAGTTCTTAAAAGACTATGAGTTTGAGTTGCTCTATCATCCTGCGAAGGCCAATGTAGTGGCGGACGCTCTAAGCAGGAAGGCAGTGCATGTCTCTGTTATGATGGTGAAAGAGTTAAGTTTCGTGGAGAGCTTCAGGGATCTAAGGTTGCAGTTTGAGTTGGAACCGAACAACATCAAgtgctgtaaccttagaatatctaGCAACATATTTGAACGGATTAGAATGAAGCAACGTGAAGATGAAGAACTGGTGAAGATCTTAAGCGCGCTCAGTTCAGACAAAACCATGGAGTTCAATGTTGGGGCGGACGGCCTATTGCGTTACATGgataggacgtgcgttcctaatgatggcgagctgaaaCGGATCATATTGGAGGAAGCGCAtcatagtcgtcttagcatacaccccGATATGGCTAAGATGTACCAAGATCTTAGGCTGTCGTTCTGGTGgtctggaatgaagagtgatgtcgctcgcTTTGTGGCATCCTGTTTAACTTGTCAGCGTGCAAAGGCAGAACACCAACGACCAGGCGGGTTGCTTCAACAATTGGAAATTCCAGagtggaagtgggacagcatttcCATGGATTTTGTGACTCATCTACCACGCACAGTCAGGAATCATGACTCAATttgggtgatcgtggatagGTTGACTAAAAGCGCCCACTTCTTGGCCGTGAACCTGAAGATGTCCATGACAAATTTGGCCAAGTTATATATcaaggagatcgttcgtctTCATGGAGTACCTTCAAGCATTATTTCTGACCGAGATacgagattcacatctcggttttggcaatcatTACAAGGCGAGTTGGGGAGCAAGCTGCAGATGAGTTCGGCCTAtcatcctcagacggacggccaaTCGGAGCGAACAATCCAGACGTTGGAAGACTTGCTGaagacgtgcgtcctagatcacttaggcgcatgggatgaagtcttgccaCTGGTAGAATTCACGTACAACAATAGTTTTCAAGCTAGCATTGGAATGgcgccgtttgaagctctctatgggaGGAAATGCCAAACGCCACTTTGCTGGTTCCAAGATGGAGGAAACGTGCTAACTGGACCTGAACTCATCCAGCAAACAACCGAGAAGGTTAAGTTGATCCAAGATAGGTTGAAGACGTCCTTGAGCAGGCAGAAATCCTATGCggatagaagaagaagaccattggagtttgcTGCAGGAGATCACGTATTCTTGAGACTAAATCCGATCACTGGAGTAGGCAAagtcgttcgtccaaagaagctgtctcccaagttcatagggtcgtatcaaattttgaaGAAGATTGGACCAGTTGCTTATGAACTTGCGTTGCCTCCTCAACTATCAAATCTACACCCTGTCTTCCACGTTTCACAACTCAGAAAGTATATAGCCAATCCCTCTCATGTCTTGGAGCTGGAGAACATTCAACTGCGCCAAGATCGAACGTTGGAGTTACAACCAGTCCGCATTGAAGACGTTCGCACCAAGCTACACAAGAGAAAAGACGTTCGTTTGGTGAAGGTAGTGTGGGACGCTAAGACTGGAGATTCAACGTGGGAGGTGGAGAGTGCAATGAGGGACTTGTATCCACTCTTATTCACGGGTAAGTTctaaattttcgaggacgaaaatttttgtagttagggagaatgtgaGACCCTTAAAAATTAGCATAAATTAATTCTGACATCCTCACCATTAATGCACGCCACATCACTTCTCAAGCCATTAAAACCCACTCCCAACTCTGATTTTCACCTCTCTACTGTGCGCAGAAAGCTGGGCCAAAATCATTTCTCTGGaaacattaaaaacgcaccaatcTTTGCATGCAAGCACGCCACGTGTTGCGGAAGAAGTTTCCAAATCAGAGTTTGGGTGCAGGTGTCGGCTTGAGACACGTTCATTCAAACGAACGCGAGTttgacaaaaccagatttttcagaaaactctctcacctgcaccattcatcttcttcctcacgaaagCTCAccccttcatcttctccaacttctctctaaacccagtaaacttctctctactgtaacctctcattttcttctccaaatcccatttcagaaccATAGGAACGTTTCCAGAGACGCGGACGTtagtttggaccgaacagaatttgatTCTAAGCTGGTAAGTTCCTTCCTCTAGTAGTTCGTTCATTAGGGTTTCATTCTAAACCATGTCTTCAGTTCATGCATGGACTGTTTCTGAGCAATctctgattttggtgtttagATAAAGGGTTAGATTTAGTAGAAGGAACTTAAGTGGCTGTTGCGTATAGAAGAGCTGTAGTTGAACGTGTGGAAGTTATATTTTAgggcgtacactgctatccaggtaagggaagcttatatgtttaatttatacttgcatgTTGTGTAATCTGGATTGCATGTATTAAAAGCATGATGTTGGAGCTGTATGGATGACCACTGTTATGGAATATGAtttctgattttgatttatCTGTCATGAACGAGCACTGCTTGtatgtattatatatgttgTGGTGGTTTGAAATGTATGTTGATTTGATTATGTATGAACGGAGTATGGTTATTGTATAGTTGGAATGATTAAAATGTTGAGATctgtatgatgatgatgtttaaggtgaattaaatctggaatgaaagttataaagtttataaatttgaaatctggaaaatttTGCTAAGGTTGAGAAATCTGAAATTTAAAACACTTCCCTGTGATAAAAGACgctcgtcatcgtacggtcttataccgttcggttttcctggaaaataacttagaatggaattctttcatttggaaagaactctactcgagaacgagcgtccccatttgagtgtttgagcgttcggttcaactcactgtatataaatatttgaaactttataaatacgtaaagttcggccttatgtcgagcgttcgtctttgatagcgttcggccttatgtcgagcgttcgtctttgatagcgttcggccttatgtcgagcgttcgtctttgatagcgttcggccttatgtcgagcgttcgtctttgatagcgttcggccttatgtcgagcgttcgtctctgatagcgttcggccttatgtcgagcgttcgtctttgatagcgttcggccttaggTCGAACGTTCGTCTTAAACGGCGCACGGTAttctaccaagcgttcgtccgaaatagcgctcggtcttataacGAGCGTCCATTTTAAATCGCGCAAGGTTTCATATCAAGTGCTCGtactaattgaataattatttgataaaatagcgttcgttctaaaGTATTAGACATTCATTCTCCGTACGTCCGTTAAATCTCTGGCCTTAGTTTTCATTATGCAACCACCTTCAttatttggacgttcgtcctacttCTTCAATGGATTGAGCGTTCGTCATTTTTGACTCCTGAACCTAATGATGtaaaagatgatggaatatgataaattaaagtgtgaacactatgagaactgaatttatgatattggattttggacgagcgttctaaggaggaacgtctcagatgtgttaaatattgaatttggtaaagtatgaacatGGATAAGTTAAGCCTCgcggtccatcctgatattccgtgatactcctcttcaagtagaagggggtagtcatgtgtgggaatggcaggaggccctagtcctattgagtactttggacagatagggttaacctcgagtggcagctgtgaGATTAGATCAGTTACCACACCACTCgtgtgcaaggacgcttgtaactacatggttcatacagtccggacggtctgtcttatatacgtatttctatgattattatttgataagttATATGTTGTATGTGTAAATCGAAATGTAAATGTATGtgttaattgtataaattaaatattataagcttacccttgcatttccattgtgttgtcccctgtccatgtacgttcgtcttgtcttgcaatgatcatccgtgtggatgtgagcagatggcagtgcatctcttgaagaaatgctggaagaagaaaatttggaagatgcaaatCTGGTGAAAGTGGAAGTAAAGGCCAAACTAGTATAGCGCTCGTTAGATTAGTATTGTAAATGATAGCGTAGTTTGAACGTTCGACTAAATGTTTTGTAAAGCCGTTCGTCCTATGTATCTCTGTTTCTGTTTGATCGTACGCTATTTTTGTATTCAAGCTGTTCGGTTTTTGAACTCTGGTTTATTAATGTAAAGACTGTTTACtgtttactgttaattgtagTTAATTctcaattatggtaattactatattttgggatgttacacatatTAATGCGAGAGAATATAGAACTTAAAATGTGGAAAGATATATATTGCAACtcgaaatatatattttcttatgcACAAACATTTTCTCAATGTTGGAGCTCGACAGTAGTACCAGCGGTAACACATGATGAAGTTTGACAGTACCATTGACGACAGCACACGGTGAAGCTCGATGGTAGTACTTGTCGGTAGGACACATTGGGTCTCTTAGGGTCTTAAACATCTCGTGGGCTTTCTTAACCCTTTGATACTTCTCTTTAGCTTCTTT
Protein-coding sequences here:
- the LOC108319991 gene encoding uncharacterized protein LOC108319991, encoding MERIFNAKRCPDENRLAYSEYLLTDEASHWWASARAILTDAQQPINWEVFRNKFYEEYFPDSVCFAKEVEFLQLVQGGMSVSEYTNKFKHLVRFNTMATSEEWQCRKFENGLRGDLKVVISSLCIRTFPAMVERAKVLEKNLAEAERHKKQQTVRGPIVSRGNVNQRGSPYARPTTNTSGSQALVPAGQSGQQSNVICYQCGGPHYRSSCPQLVGGKYCTQCRRNGHLENECNMGGRAVMRPPNAGRNQQGRGGRAQAVGRVYAITGAEAASSAAGEVRTSTMCVRCPIEVEGRRYKVNLICLPLKDLEVILGMDWLNTNRVLIDCGAKRLIFPEEDEEELGVTLGKLKEDIMEGATCFLIMTHEDRESADENFERSSNKCTEGRMVVDEFQDVFPEEIPGLPPVREVEFTIDLVTTAAPISVQPYRMAPAELVELKKQIEELMDKQFIRPSCIDYRQLNKLTIKNKDPLPRIDDLLDQLHGATVFSKIDLRSGYHQIRVKEDDIQKTAFRSRYGHYEYVVMPFGVTNTPAVFMDYMNRIFWPYLDKFVVVFIDDILIYSKTQAEHEEHLRAVLSVLREKELYAKLSKCEFWMKEVQFLGHIVSVGGISVDPAKVRAVMEWERPRSVTEVRSFVGLAGYYRRFIEGFSKIVAPLTQLTRKDQPFAWTDLCEERFQELKVKLTSAPVLIIPDTSKPFEVYCDASHQGLGCVLMQER